From a single Vicinamibacteria bacterium genomic region:
- a CDS encoding ABC transporter substrate-binding protein — MTRDLPRIAFILALPIASSCSRDVLPPSKALDSRDTVQPLVEAPSDVRFDGTLPIASIFPTFGRFALSGIQSQRGARMAVDDLNRRGGMRGRRLKLLEYRTGSYFLDARFAAEDAVSRSGALAMVGSNASSLSKAMAEVAEADRLVQVSNVSTAQDLTWDPVTGASHRFVFRVCNSDVVLGRLLAEFVKERLRATRVAVMYEVGRTYSAKLAKSFIEHFQDSKTSRVTAEFSYLPLEIDFGSQLREVEAFGADALFVPGSFTDATLVAMQARRSGIRATLLGGDAWSSQLLFKRGGPATPAYYVNHCFPLPAFLEAYRARYGEEADGCRAPLAYDAVQAIAAALSALGPLTDDQLRSGLAVTRVRLRDALSRVAFIGKTGSIRFDEHGDVSRGVAISEVVPGVHEYEVRPYEWLGAH, encoded by the coding sequence ATGACCCGAGATCTTCCAAGGATCGCCTTCATCCTGGCCCTTCCGATCGCAAGCTCGTGTTCTCGGGACGTCCTCCCCCCGTCGAAAGCTCTCGATTCCAGAGACACCGTCCAACCTCTGGTCGAGGCACCATCCGATGTCCGCTTCGATGGAACTCTTCCCATCGCGTCGATTTTTCCGACTTTCGGGCGGTTTGCGCTGTCGGGAATCCAGTCTCAGAGGGGCGCCAGGATGGCCGTGGACGACCTTAACCGCCGGGGCGGGATGCGCGGTAGGCGCCTCAAGCTCCTCGAGTACCGAACGGGCAGCTATTTCCTGGATGCCCGCTTCGCGGCGGAAGACGCGGTGTCGCGTTCGGGGGCCTTGGCGATGGTCGGCTCCAATGCCAGCTCGCTGTCGAAGGCCATGGCGGAGGTGGCGGAGGCCGACCGCCTGGTTCAGGTCTCCAATGTTTCGACGGCTCAAGACCTCACCTGGGACCCCGTCACGGGGGCGAGCCATCGCTTCGTGTTCAGGGTCTGCAATTCAGATGTTGTTCTCGGTCGCTTGCTGGCCGAGTTTGTGAAGGAGCGTCTGCGCGCGACTCGGGTTGCGGTGATGTACGAGGTGGGCCGAACCTACAGCGCCAAGCTCGCCAAGAGCTTCATTGAGCACTTCCAAGACTCCAAGACCTCCAGGGTGACGGCGGAGTTCTCGTACTTGCCCCTGGAGATCGATTTTGGAAGTCAGCTGCGAGAGGTAGAGGCCTTCGGAGCCGACGCCTTGTTCGTACCGGGGTCCTTCACGGATGCGACCCTGGTGGCCATGCAGGCCCGGCGGTCAGGGATACGGGCGACCCTGTTGGGAGGCGACGCCTGGTCAAGCCAGCTCCTCTTCAAGAGGGGTGGGCCGGCGACCCCCGCGTACTACGTCAATCACTGTTTTCCACTCCCCGCCTTTCTGGAAGCCTACCGTGCCCGCTATGGCGAGGAGGCTGATGGCTGCCGAGCTCCGTTGGCCTACGACGCGGTTCAGGCCATCGCCGCCGCGCTCTCGGCGCTTGGTCCTCTCACCGATGATCAGCTTCGCTCGGGCCTTGCCGTGACGAGGGTGCGTCTCCGTGACGCCCTGTCCAGGGTGGCCTTCATCGGGAAGACGGGATCGATACGATTCGATGAACACGGGGACGTCTCCCGAGGCGTTGCGATCTCGGAAGTCGTCCCGGGAGTCCACGAGTACGAAGTTCGGCCCTACGAGTGGCTGGGGGCCCACTAA
- a CDS encoding amidohydrolase family protein, which produces MLASVAMAVNLRAAFLIALAIFTLALKPGESADRKPTLALVGGQVIDGYEGPPIHKGTVLIAGDHILAVGPQSEVPVPAGTPVIDTDGMSVLPGLMDMHVHLMIVGHADYEHWDKTYMSRFRDLIMPIAAKQLLMSGVTTARELGAPLEDILDVKARIEKGDIPGPRLYVAGPFIQRAPYAEYEKTFRWGVNGADDARAKVQKLVDAGVDVIKLIDQDQLTDDEVAAVVETAHKGGKPVVAHAHREEEIRMGLRHGVDCFEHTGLATEPGYPEDILAAIRKRNNTLYWCPTIEGLFLADYTARTFPERLDDPAWQRDLPKEIAADIRRSLQNPTSLDYFTLTFRRLPTLANKFRQLREAGVTLLVGTDSGIPANFHTDSTWRELYTWVQLGMTPMQAIAGATRWPARFLKKEKELGTLAAGRFADVIAVRGDVLTHVDLLQRVDVVVKNGVRVK; this is translated from the coding sequence GTGTTAGCCTCCGTGGCCATGGCTGTGAATCTCAGAGCGGCTTTCCTCATTGCCCTGGCGATCTTCACACTCGCCCTCAAGCCCGGTGAAAGCGCCGACCGCAAGCCCACCCTGGCTCTAGTCGGCGGGCAGGTCATCGACGGCTACGAGGGCCCACCCATCCACAAAGGCACGGTACTGATCGCGGGCGACCACATTCTCGCCGTGGGGCCGCAGAGCGAGGTGCCGGTCCCAGCCGGCACGCCCGTGATCGATACCGACGGGATGAGTGTGCTACCCGGCCTGATGGATATGCACGTCCACCTGATGATCGTGGGCCACGCCGACTACGAGCACTGGGACAAGACCTACATGTCAAGGTTCCGTGACCTGATCATGCCCATCGCGGCCAAACAACTTCTTATGAGTGGTGTGACCACCGCCCGGGAGTTGGGAGCACCGCTCGAAGATATCCTGGACGTGAAAGCCCGGATCGAGAAGGGCGATATCCCCGGCCCACGCCTCTACGTGGCCGGTCCATTCATCCAGCGGGCGCCGTATGCCGAGTACGAGAAAACCTTCCGCTGGGGAGTGAACGGTGCCGACGATGCCCGGGCCAAGGTTCAGAAGCTCGTGGACGCCGGGGTGGACGTCATCAAGCTCATTGACCAGGACCAGCTCACGGACGACGAGGTGGCGGCCGTCGTGGAGACGGCGCACAAGGGAGGCAAGCCGGTCGTGGCTCACGCCCACCGCGAAGAGGAGATCCGCATGGGGCTCCGCCACGGCGTCGACTGCTTCGAGCACACCGGTCTGGCCACGGAGCCTGGATACCCCGAGGACATCCTCGCCGCAATCCGGAAGCGCAACAACACCCTCTACTGGTGCCCGACGATCGAGGGCCTGTTCCTCGCCGACTACACGGCGCGGACCTTCCCCGAGCGGCTCGACGACCCGGCGTGGCAGAGGGATCTACCGAAAGAGATCGCGGCGGACATTCGCCGCTCACTGCAAAATCCGACCTCCCTCGACTACTTCACCCTGACCTTTCGCCGCCTGCCCACCCTCGCCAACAAGTTCCGCCAACTCCGGGAGGCCGGGGTCACCCTCCTCGTGGGGACCGACAGCGGCATACCCGCGAACTTCCACACCGACTCTACCTGGCGTGAGCTGTATACCTGGGTCCAGCTGGGGATGACGCCCATGCAGGCCATCGCGGGCGCGACGCGCTGGCCGGCGCGGTTCCTGAAGAAGGAGAAGGAACTGGGCACACTGGCCGCTGGCCGGTTTGCCGACGTGATTGCGGTACGAGGAGACGTGCTCACGCACGTCGACCTTCTGCAGAGAGTGGATGTCGTGGTCAAGAATGGAGTGAGGGTTAAGTGA
- a CDS encoding glycoside hydrolase family 99-like domain-containing protein, which translates to MDEHRSSVRWGRPSVASTVALCSLLQLCACQESLRPQATTPRSEVLVGAHYYLWFPARFDGGNYLRARLRPGQKPQLGEYSSSSSTVVEQHIAWAAASGVDFFTLDWWPSAPERNALIDEAVLSARNIGDLHFCIFYELWDLGYNPSSGLTVFDGGTVERFLADMDEIASRYFAHPRYLRVAGRPVIILYVTRTATGRFLEAMSRFRARMAQLGIDPFVIGDEIFWSVARVDGTGATDEPQRPRIAALDAITTYNLYDSSRTADAGYGASSRLLIDALALYGRYRQAVPEKPIIPLALPGYNDRGLRLEADHYAVPREWAPGAGEGTFFAEWLDRFALPLIDPRLPMMLVTSWNEWSEDTAIEPVALAPATAVDQSRSGAIYTQGYRYEGYGSRYLDILREKTGR; encoded by the coding sequence ATGGACGAACACCGCTCGTCGGTCCGCTGGGGACGCCCGTCAGTCGCAAGTACCGTCGCGCTCTGCTCCCTCCTTCAGCTCTGCGCGTGCCAGGAGAGCCTCCGCCCACAGGCCACGACGCCCCGCTCCGAGGTCCTCGTGGGCGCTCACTACTACCTCTGGTTTCCCGCGCGCTTCGACGGCGGGAACTACCTCCGGGCGCGGCTCCGCCCCGGCCAGAAGCCGCAGTTGGGCGAGTACTCCTCGTCGTCTTCCACGGTCGTCGAGCAGCACATCGCGTGGGCCGCGGCATCCGGCGTCGACTTCTTCACCCTCGACTGGTGGCCAAGCGCCCCCGAGCGCAATGCCCTCATCGACGAGGCCGTCCTCTCCGCGCGCAACATCGGCGACCTCCATTTCTGCATCTTCTACGAGCTCTGGGATCTCGGCTACAACCCGTCGTCCGGCCTGACCGTCTTTGACGGCGGCACCGTCGAGCGCTTCCTCGCCGACATGGACGAGATTGCCTCCCGGTACTTCGCCCATCCGAGGTACCTGCGCGTCGCAGGCCGGCCGGTGATCATCCTCTACGTGACCCGAACCGCGACCGGACGGTTTCTGGAGGCTATGTCACGCTTCCGAGCGCGCATGGCCCAACTCGGGATTGACCCCTTCGTTATCGGCGACGAGATATTCTGGAGCGTGGCGAGGGTCGACGGCACCGGGGCCACCGACGAGCCCCAGCGCCCTCGCATCGCGGCCCTGGACGCCATCACCACCTATAACCTCTACGACTCGTCGCGGACCGCGGATGCCGGCTACGGGGCCTCGAGCCGGCTTCTCATCGACGCCCTCGCGCTCTACGGGCGCTACCGCCAAGCGGTTCCGGAGAAGCCGATCATCCCCCTTGCGCTTCCCGGCTACAACGACCGCGGCCTGCGCCTCGAGGCCGACCATTATGCAGTCCCGCGCGAATGGGCCCCCGGTGCCGGCGAAGGAACATTCTTCGCCGAATGGCTCGATCGGTTTGCGCTCCCCCTCATCGATCCCCGCCTCCCCATGATGCTGGTCACGTCGTGGAATGAATGGAGCGAGGACACCGCGATCGAGCCCGTGGCCTTGGCGCCCGCCACCGCCGTGGATCAGAGTCGCTCGGGAGCCATCTACACGCAGGGATATCGCTACGAAGGGTATGGGAGCCGTTACTTGGATATCCTGCGCGAGAAGACCGGCCGCTAG
- a CDS encoding cellulase family glycosylhydrolase, with amino-acid sequence MSEGLLAVEAQGGPRQGARLEWLLDRGRELNALLVLAALMTLSVPGSLPAAESHPTAFSVRRGTNISHWLSQSKRRGEERRQWFGSDDVKRLAALGFDHLRIPVDEEQLWDEQGRPDAESFALLDGALDACRQNGLRAIVDLHIVRSHHFNEKVRPLWTEPAAQERFLACWRDLSSRLRTRSVSDVAYEPMNEPVADDPELWNRLVGRVIKQVREAEPTRVIVVGSNRWQSVDTFADLRVPSGDPNILPSFHFYTPMALTHRGASWTKVGEYKGPVRYPGRTVDEENLAGLAPDLARALRGDTRPFDKDEMERRLAGPLALAKKSGLRLYCGEWGCLPSVPRSDRLRWYADLRAVLEGHDIGWATWDYKGGFGIVDKDGLEDRGLIDTLLK; translated from the coding sequence GTGAGCGAGGGGCTGCTGGCGGTGGAGGCCCAAGGGGGCCCGAGACAGGGAGCACGCCTGGAATGGCTCCTCGATCGCGGTCGAGAGCTGAATGCCCTCCTTGTCCTGGCTGCGTTGATGACCCTCTCTGTTCCCGGCAGCCTGCCCGCGGCAGAGAGCCACCCCACGGCGTTTTCCGTCCGGCGAGGCACCAACATCTCCCACTGGCTTTCCCAGAGCAAGCGCCGGGGCGAGGAGCGGCGGCAGTGGTTCGGTAGCGACGACGTGAAGCGACTCGCCGCGCTTGGCTTCGATCACCTGCGGATACCGGTGGACGAGGAGCAACTCTGGGACGAGCAGGGCCGGCCGGATGCCGAGAGCTTCGCTCTGCTGGACGGCGCCTTGGACGCGTGTCGCCAAAACGGCCTCCGCGCGATCGTGGACCTCCACATCGTCCGCTCACACCATTTCAACGAGAAGGTGAGGCCGCTGTGGACGGAACCAGCGGCCCAAGAGCGGTTTCTCGCCTGCTGGCGGGACCTCTCCTCGCGTCTTCGTACGCGGTCTGTCAGCGACGTGGCCTACGAGCCGATGAACGAGCCCGTGGCGGACGACCCCGAGCTCTGGAACCGTCTGGTCGGGCGAGTCATCAAGCAGGTTCGCGAGGCTGAGCCGACGCGCGTCATCGTCGTCGGCTCGAACCGCTGGCAATCCGTGGACACGTTCGCGGACCTGCGCGTCCCGAGCGGCGACCCCAACATCCTTCCCAGCTTCCATTTCTACACTCCGATGGCCCTCACGCACCGCGGGGCGAGCTGGACGAAGGTCGGCGAGTACAAAGGACCCGTTCGCTACCCCGGCCGCACCGTGGACGAAGAGAACCTCGCCGGCCTCGCCCCCGACCTCGCGCGTGCTCTCCGCGGCGACACGCGGCCCTTCGACAAGGACGAAATGGAGCGTCGACTGGCTGGACCTCTGGCCTTGGCTAAGAAGAGCGGCCTCCGGCTCTACTGCGGGGAGTGGGGCTGCCTGCCCTCCGTCCCGCGGTCGGACCGGCTCCGATGGTACGCCGACCTCCGAGCGGTTCTGGAAGGCCACGACATCGGCTGGGCGACCTGGGACTACAAGGGTGGCTTCGGGATCGTGGACAAGGACGGGCTCGAGGACAGAGGTCTGATCGACACCCTCCTCAAGTGA
- a CDS encoding cobalamin-independent methionine synthase II family protein — protein MLSAHTDVVGSLLRPPELLAAQEQLAGGALTPGAFKAIEDRAVDEAVALQEQAGLGIVTDGEMRRQSFQSQMTAAVEGFGEHTLDAFLWGSWRGGREAGDRSQPRPLNLGVVSKLQRKRHLAAEEFTYLRARTRLTAKVTLPSPSLWVNFWSAKSSPQAYPTLESFLADVVRILCEEVEELTRLGAKYIQIDAPHYGLLIDPRTRAFYEKQAGGMALWLEKAIEADNAVIAAAPSDTTFGLHVCRGNQGSRWLAEGGYEPVAATLFPKTRAHRLLLEYDDARSGSFEPLRHVPEDKVVVLGLVTTKTPRLESREALKGRIQEASRYVSLERLALSPQCGFASSIVGNRLSVDDERRKLRLLTDLGREIWR, from the coding sequence ATGCTAAGCGCACACACCGATGTCGTCGGTAGCCTGCTTCGTCCGCCGGAGTTGCTTGCCGCTCAGGAGCAATTGGCGGGCGGGGCGCTCACCCCGGGCGCTTTCAAAGCGATCGAGGACCGGGCGGTGGACGAGGCGGTCGCCCTCCAGGAGCAGGCCGGCCTTGGAATCGTCACCGACGGCGAGATGCGCCGACAGTCCTTTCAGAGCCAGATGACAGCGGCCGTAGAAGGGTTCGGGGAGCATACCCTCGATGCATTTCTCTGGGGAAGCTGGCGTGGAGGACGGGAAGCGGGGGATCGGAGTCAGCCCCGGCCCTTGAACCTGGGGGTGGTGTCGAAACTCCAGCGCAAGAGGCATCTTGCCGCGGAGGAGTTCACGTACCTGCGGGCCCGGACCCGGCTCACCGCGAAAGTCACGCTCCCAAGCCCGAGCCTGTGGGTGAACTTCTGGTCAGCCAAGAGCTCTCCCCAGGCGTATCCAACGCTCGAATCCTTCCTCGCGGACGTGGTCCGGATCCTTTGCGAGGAAGTGGAGGAGCTGACCCGCCTGGGGGCGAAATACATCCAGATCGATGCCCCGCACTACGGTCTGCTCATCGATCCCCGGACTCGGGCCTTCTACGAGAAACAGGCGGGAGGGATGGCGTTGTGGCTGGAGAAGGCAATCGAGGCGGACAACGCGGTGATCGCCGCCGCCCCATCGGACACCACCTTCGGCCTTCACGTCTGCCGCGGCAACCAGGGGAGCCGCTGGCTCGCCGAAGGCGGTTATGAGCCGGTGGCGGCCACGCTATTTCCCAAGACCCGTGCCCACAGGCTGCTTCTCGAGTACGACGATGCCCGCTCCGGCTCCTTTGAGCCCCTCCGCCACGTGCCCGAAGACAAGGTGGTGGTCCTCGGGCTCGTCACCACGAAGACGCCGCGCCTGGAAAGCCGTGAGGCGCTTAAGGGCCGGATCCAGGAGGCAAGCCGATATGTTTCCCTCGAGCGTTTGGCTTTGAGCCCGCAGTGTGGGTTTGCCTCCTCGATCGTCGGCAACCGCCTCTCCGTCGACGACGAGAGGCGCAAGCTTCGACTACTCACAGATCTGGGCCGTGAGATTTGGAGGTGA
- a CDS encoding prolyl oligopeptidase family serine peptidase, whose amino-acid sequence MSATLFRPRLPQAALFLAAAVAGGTAAAAPRPSKLYTIEQFMATTAVSGASFSPDETKLLFSSNGTGIFNAFVVPLKGGEAKPVTTSTTDTTLAVSYFPKDERILFTRDQGGNELNHLYVLEVNGKERDLTPGGKLKAQFAGWTREGDAFYVATNERDPRFFDIYRYDAASYARELLYQNEAGFFPGPVSNDGKWLALTKVITTADSDIYLWNAKSKEILHITPHQGEASYTPEAFDPASQALYYSTNDGGEFARIRRYALVTAQHEEVERADWDIVSTSFSHDGKYRVTAINEDGRTVIKVRETKTGSEVAMPKLPAADLTSIVISRSEARMAFYVNGDRSPSNLYVYAFGEASPHRLTDSLTKEIDPEDLVESDVVRFKSFDGMQIPNVLWKPQQATPEAKAPALIWVHGGPGGQTRKGYSALIQYLVNHGYVVLGINNRGSSGYGQSFFTADDQKHGHEPLWDCVEAKKYLAAQPYVDKGRIGIIGGSYGGYMVLAGLSLQPDVFDVGVDLFGISNWVRTLESIPSWWEAQRVALYKEIGDPVKQRDMLLEISPLFHADKIKKPLIVLQGANDPRVIKPESDDIVAAVKKNGVPVEYVVFPDEGHGFTKKKNQIEGYRAILTFLDRHLKSAGGKAAAAEK is encoded by the coding sequence ATGAGCGCCACTCTGTTCCGTCCCCGCCTCCCCCAGGCGGCCCTTTTCCTTGCCGCGGCCGTTGCCGGCGGTACTGCCGCCGCTGCGCCCAGGCCGTCAAAGCTCTACACAATCGAGCAGTTCATGGCCACGACCGCGGTGAGCGGGGCGTCGTTCTCTCCTGATGAGACGAAGCTCCTTTTCTCTTCAAATGGGACTGGCATCTTTAACGCTTTCGTCGTTCCGTTGAAGGGTGGAGAAGCAAAACCGGTCACCACCTCGACGACCGACACAACCCTGGCCGTCTCCTACTTTCCTAAAGACGAGCGGATCCTTTTCACGCGCGACCAGGGTGGCAACGAATTGAATCATCTCTACGTGCTGGAGGTGAACGGCAAGGAGAGGGACCTGACGCCCGGGGGAAAGCTAAAGGCGCAGTTCGCGGGATGGACCCGTGAAGGCGACGCTTTCTACGTAGCCACGAACGAGCGGGATCCCCGATTCTTCGACATCTACCGCTACGATGCAGCATCCTACGCCCGCGAGCTTCTCTACCAGAATGAGGCGGGGTTCTTTCCTGGACCCGTCTCCAACGATGGCAAGTGGCTCGCTCTCACCAAGGTCATAACCACCGCGGACAGTGACATCTACCTGTGGAACGCGAAGAGCAAGGAGATCCTGCACATTACCCCCCACCAAGGCGAAGCGAGTTACACGCCGGAGGCTTTCGATCCAGCGTCTCAAGCTCTCTACTACTCGACGAACGACGGGGGTGAGTTTGCGCGTATCCGTCGCTACGCTTTGGTCACGGCCCAGCACGAAGAAGTCGAGCGGGCAGATTGGGACATCGTGAGCACGTCCTTCTCGCACGACGGAAAGTACCGCGTCACGGCGATCAACGAGGATGGCCGCACGGTGATCAAGGTCCGGGAAACCAAGACCGGCTCTGAAGTAGCGATGCCGAAGCTTCCCGCCGCTGACCTGACGTCAATCGTGATTTCGCGTAGCGAGGCAAGGATGGCCTTCTACGTGAACGGCGACCGCTCGCCGAGCAACCTCTACGTGTATGCCTTCGGCGAGGCGAGCCCGCATCGGCTCACGGACTCCCTCACCAAGGAGATCGATCCGGAGGACCTCGTAGAGTCGGACGTCGTCCGCTTCAAGTCGTTCGACGGTATGCAAATTCCGAACGTACTCTGGAAGCCCCAACAAGCGACGCCGGAGGCAAAGGCCCCCGCCCTCATCTGGGTCCACGGGGGGCCGGGGGGCCAGACCCGGAAGGGCTATAGCGCTCTCATCCAGTATCTGGTGAACCATGGCTACGTCGTACTGGGCATCAACAACCGGGGCAGCTCCGGCTATGGGCAAAGCTTCTTCACCGCGGACGACCAGAAGCACGGGCACGAGCCCCTCTGGGACTGCGTCGAAGCCAAGAAATATCTGGCCGCCCAGCCCTATGTGGACAAGGGCCGGATCGGCATCATCGGGGGCAGCTACGGTGGCTATATGGTTCTGGCTGGGCTGTCCCTTCAGCCCGATGTCTTCGATGTGGGTGTGGATCTCTTCGGGATCTCGAACTGGGTGAGGACGCTCGAGAGCATCCCGTCCTGGTGGGAGGCGCAGCGTGTCGCGCTTTACAAAGAGATTGGCGATCCCGTCAAACAGAGGGACATGCTGCTCGAGATTTCACCCCTCTTCCACGCCGATAAGATCAAGAAGCCCCTGATCGTTCTGCAAGGCGCGAATGACCCCCGCGTGATCAAGCCGGAATCGGACGACATCGTGGCCGCGGTCAAGAAGAACGGCGTGCCCGTCGAATATGTGGTCTTCCCTGACGAAGGGCACGGTTTCACGAAGAAGAAGAACCAGATCGAGGGCTATCGTGCCATCCTCACGTTCCTGGATCGGCACCTCAAGAGTGCAGGCGGGAAGGCGGCTGCCGCCGAGAAATAA